A genome region from Macrobrachium rosenbergii isolate ZJJX-2024 chromosome 42, ASM4041242v1, whole genome shotgun sequence includes the following:
- the LOC136827898 gene encoding rhodopsin-like, with product MSFWGEPANLANGALPSTNPYGNFTVVDTVPKELLHMVDPHWYQFPPMNPLWYGLVGFYMVLMGIMSVVGNFVVIWVFMATKNLRSPANLLVVNLALSDFFMMFTMFPPMVISCYWQTWTLGPFFCEVYAFLGSLFGCVSIWTMLWITLDRYNVIVKGVAGTPLTSSGATARIVGTWITAFAWCLPPFFGWNRYVPEGNMTACGTDYLTDDKFSHSYLYIYSVWVYIFPLFANIYLYTFIVKAVANHEKQMREQAKKMGVKSLRSEESQKTSAECRLAKVALMTVSLWFMAWTPYFVINYSGMLNKSSVTPLFSIWGSVFAKANAVYNPIVYAISHPKYRAALEKKLPCLACATEGRGDNVSNDTTPVTEKNENA from the coding sequence ATGTCCTTCTGGGGTGAACCAGCCAACTTGGCAAATGGAGCACTTCCCTCCACCAACCCTTATGGAAATTTCACCGTGGTTGATACGGTCCCAAAGGAGCTTCTCCATATGGTGGACCCCCATTGGTACCAGTTCCCTCCCATGAACCCCCTGTGGTATGGCCTGGTTGGTTTCTATATGGTCCTCATGGGCATAATGTCTGTTGTTGGCAATTTCGTCGTCATCTGGGTATTTATGGCTACCAAGAACCTGCGTAGCCCTGCCAACTTACTAGTTGTCAACTTGGCTCTGTCTGACTTCTTTATGATGTTCACCATGTTCCCACCAATGGTCATTTCTTGCTACTGGCAGACATGGACTCTTGGACCTTTCTTCTGTGAAGTATATGCCTTCCTTGGATCACTCTTTGGCTGCGTATCTATCTGGACTATGCTTTGGATCACCCTCGACCGTTACAACGTTATTGTTAAAGGTGTAGCTGGAACACCTCTTACAAGTAGCGGTGCCACTGCAAGAATTGTTGGTACCTGGATTACTGCTTTTGCTTGGTGTCTTCCTCCCTTCTTTGGATGGAATCGTTATGTGCCTGAGGGTAACATGACTGCCTGTGGCACTGACTACTTGACTGATGATAAGTTTTCTCACAGCTATCTTTACATCTATTCTGTCTGGGTCTACATCTTCCCCCTGTTTGCCAATATCTATCTTTACACCTTCATTGTTAAGGCTGTAGCCAACCACGAAAAGCAGATGCGCGAACAGGCCAAGAAGATGGGTGTCAAGTCTCTCAGGAGCGAAGAAAGTCAGAAGACCTCTGCTGAATGTCGTCTTGCTAAGGTTGCTCTCATGACCGTGTCCCTTTGGTTCATGGCCTGGACTCCTTACTTCGTTATTAACTACTCTGGAATGCTCAATAAGTCTTCAGTTACTCCCCTCTTCTCCATCTGGGGTTCAGTCTTTGCCAAGGCCAATGCTGTGTACAACCCAATTGTGTATGCCATCAGCCATCCCAAATATCGTGCTGCCTTGGAAAAGAAACTGCCATGCCTTGCTTGTGCTACTGAAGGGCGTGGAGATAACGTTTCTAATGACACAACTCCAGtaactgaaaagaatgaaaatgcttGA